A single Opisthocomus hoazin isolate bOpiHoa1 chromosome 1, bOpiHoa1.hap1, whole genome shotgun sequence DNA region contains:
- the ST3GAL6 gene encoding type 2 lactosamine alpha-2,3-sialyltransferase isoform X2, which yields MKRILLVFILAAAVMYGILHGNLWRNNLYWISFYGQTSSVRASPSCETSGVTQLPPTAVQRRSTLDTCLLRPAFESLLGVDKIYPFLCANDFIRVAEFHGNDKFELPYGIRRAEQFFRLALSRLQNCGLSNEDDSIACRRCVVVGNGGVLRNKTLGEKIDSYDVVIRMNNGPVIGYEEDVGRRTTFRLSYPESIFSDPIHYDPNTTVVLIVFKPRDLKWLWEILGGQKISAKGFWKKPALNMIYKSSQIRILDPSITRKTAYEWLRFPTRFPKKEKPKHPTTGLIAITLAFHICHEVHLAGFKYDFTDRNSSLHYYGNDTMSQMMQNEYHNINAEQKFLKKLIDKNFVVNLT from the exons ATGAAACGAATTCTTCTGGTTTTTATCCTGGCTGCTGCTGTTATGTATGGTATACTGCATGGGAATCTGTGGAGAAATAACCTCTACTG GATTAGCTTTTATGGACAGACTTCCTCTGTGAGGGCTTCTCCTTCCTGTGAGACTAGTGGAGTTACTCA GCTGCCACCTACAGCTGTGCAGAGGAGGAGTACGCTGGACACTTGTCTCCTGAGACCAGCATTTGAATCTTTACTGGG TGTTGACAAAATATACCCATTCCTGTGCGCTAATGATTTTATCAGAGTGGCGGAGTTCCATGGGAACGATAAGTTTGAACTACCGTACGGAATAAGGAGAGCAG AGCAATTTTTCCGTTTAGCCCTTTCAAGACTGCAGAACTGTGGACTTTCCAATGAAGATGACAG CATTGCCTGTCGACGGTGTGTTGTGGTTGGTAATGGAGGAGTACTTCGAAATAAGACGCTGGGGGAGAAAATTGACTCGTATGACGTGGTAATAAG AATGAATAATGGCCCTGTTATAGGGTACGAAGAGGATGTTGGGAGGAGGACGACTTTCCGCCTTTCTTACCCGGAATCCATCTTCTCGGATCCGATCCACTATGACCCTAACACGACTGTTGTTCTCATCGTCTTCAAACCACGTGATTTGAAGTGGCTTTGGGAGATACTAGGTGGTCAGAAAATA AGTGCTAAAGGCTTTTGGAAGAAACCAGCTCTGAACATGATATACAAATCTAGTCAAATCAGGATTCTTGATCCCAGCATCACCAGAAAAACAGCTTATGAATGGCTTCGTTTCCCAACAAGGTTTCCCAAAAAAGAG AAACCCAAGCATCCGACAACGGGTCTAATTGCCATTACTCTCGCATTTCACATATGCCATGAAGTTCACCTGGCAGGCTTCAAGTACGACTTCACTGACAGGAACAGTTCTTTGCACTACTACGGCAACGACACGATGTCTCAGATGATGCAG AATGAATACCACAACATCAACGCTGAGCAGAAATTTTTGAAGAAGCTTATAGACAAGAACTTTGTGGTCAATTTGACGTGA
- the ST3GAL6 gene encoding type 2 lactosamine alpha-2,3-sialyltransferase isoform X1 produces MGLPVMKRILLVFILAAAVMYGILHGNLWRNNLYWISFYGQTSSVRASPSCETSGVTQLPPTAVQRRSTLDTCLLRPAFESLLGVDKIYPFLCANDFIRVAEFHGNDKFELPYGIRRAEQFFRLALSRLQNCGLSNEDDSIACRRCVVVGNGGVLRNKTLGEKIDSYDVVIRMNNGPVIGYEEDVGRRTTFRLSYPESIFSDPIHYDPNTTVVLIVFKPRDLKWLWEILGGQKISAKGFWKKPALNMIYKSSQIRILDPSITRKTAYEWLRFPTRFPKKEKPKHPTTGLIAITLAFHICHEVHLAGFKYDFTDRNSSLHYYGNDTMSQMMQNEYHNINAEQKFLKKLIDKNFVVNLT; encoded by the exons ATGG GTCTACCAGTCATGAAACGAATTCTTCTGGTTTTTATCCTGGCTGCTGCTGTTATGTATGGTATACTGCATGGGAATCTGTGGAGAAATAACCTCTACTG GATTAGCTTTTATGGACAGACTTCCTCTGTGAGGGCTTCTCCTTCCTGTGAGACTAGTGGAGTTACTCA GCTGCCACCTACAGCTGTGCAGAGGAGGAGTACGCTGGACACTTGTCTCCTGAGACCAGCATTTGAATCTTTACTGGG TGTTGACAAAATATACCCATTCCTGTGCGCTAATGATTTTATCAGAGTGGCGGAGTTCCATGGGAACGATAAGTTTGAACTACCGTACGGAATAAGGAGAGCAG AGCAATTTTTCCGTTTAGCCCTTTCAAGACTGCAGAACTGTGGACTTTCCAATGAAGATGACAG CATTGCCTGTCGACGGTGTGTTGTGGTTGGTAATGGAGGAGTACTTCGAAATAAGACGCTGGGGGAGAAAATTGACTCGTATGACGTGGTAATAAG AATGAATAATGGCCCTGTTATAGGGTACGAAGAGGATGTTGGGAGGAGGACGACTTTCCGCCTTTCTTACCCGGAATCCATCTTCTCGGATCCGATCCACTATGACCCTAACACGACTGTTGTTCTCATCGTCTTCAAACCACGTGATTTGAAGTGGCTTTGGGAGATACTAGGTGGTCAGAAAATA AGTGCTAAAGGCTTTTGGAAGAAACCAGCTCTGAACATGATATACAAATCTAGTCAAATCAGGATTCTTGATCCCAGCATCACCAGAAAAACAGCTTATGAATGGCTTCGTTTCCCAACAAGGTTTCCCAAAAAAGAG AAACCCAAGCATCCGACAACGGGTCTAATTGCCATTACTCTCGCATTTCACATATGCCATGAAGTTCACCTGGCAGGCTTCAAGTACGACTTCACTGACAGGAACAGTTCTTTGCACTACTACGGCAACGACACGATGTCTCAGATGATGCAG AATGAATACCACAACATCAACGCTGAGCAGAAATTTTTGAAGAAGCTTATAGACAAGAACTTTGTGGTCAATTTGACGTGA